The DNA region AAGAGAGCCGAGATTCAAATTATGCCGACATCTGGGTGTGAACGTATGCGGACACCCTAAGGCTTTAAAGCGTACAGATACAAAGAAAACCGCAGCCGCCGCAGCAGCCCGTACAGGTCAGAAAGTTTCACAATATGGCCTGCAATTAATGGAGAAACAAAAAATTAAAGCATATTACGGGATTCTTGAGAGACAATTTGCACGTTATTTCGACATGGCTAAAAAAAGTGAAGAAATGACCGGTGTAGCACTCTTGAAAGCTCTTGAATGCAGATTAGATAATTTAGTTTATAGAACAGGATTCGCGCGTTCAATCAGACAGGCGAGACAGCTTGTGAGTCATGGTCATGTGCTCGTAAACGGCGAAAAAGTTGACATTCCTTCATTCGGAGTCAAAGTTAATGACGTTATCAGCCTTAAAGAAAAGACTCGCACAAATCCATTAGTAGAGAATAATTTTAACGGGCTTGTCTCGTTCAATGTGCCTTATTTAGAGAAGGATAAATCACAGTTCAGCGCAAAATTAATCCGTGAACCTTTACGCGAGGAACTGCCAATCGAAGTAAATGAAATTCTCGCAGTTGAGTTGTACTCAAAGTAGCGATTAATTCATAAAAATATAACTCTTATCGAGAGAGGTGGAGGGACCGGCCCTATGAAGCCCGGCAACCTGTTCGAATCAGGTGCCAATACCGGCAGCAATTATTTACGCTGGATGATGAGAGAGAGACAAGAAAAATTTTTTAGCGCACTCTCTTGAATTCCGGAGGGTGCGTTGTTTATTATGTAAGGAGGCAAATAATTTATTATGTCAGAAAAATTTATTTTCTCGTCCGAGTCAGTTACTGAAGGACACCCCGACAAAGTAGCAGACCAGATTTCAGACGGTGTTCTTGACGCGATTCTCAAAGACGATCCTATGGGCAGAGTCGCTTGTGAAGTTCTTGTATCTACGGGACTTGTTGTCGTAGCAGGCGAAATCAGCACAAAAACTTATGTCGATATTCCAAAAATTGCGCGCGAAACTATTAACGGAATCGGCTACACACGCGCTAAATACGGTTTTGACGGAGAAACTTGCGCAGTTCTCACGGCAATAGACGAACAGTCAAGCGACATCGCACAGGGCGTTAATAATGCTATCGAAGTCCGCGAGCAGGATTTATCAGAAAACGACATTGCTAAAACCGGAGCAGGCGATCAAGGCATGATGTTCGGTTATGCGTGCAACGAGACAAAAGAATTTATGCCTATGCCCATTGCACTAGCTCACGCGCTTTCACGTCAATTAACGAGAGTCCGCAAAGACGGCACACTTTCATATTTGAGACCGGACGGAAAGACTCAAGTTTCTTTGCGCTATGAGAATCGCAAGGCCGTTCACGCTGATACAATCGTAGTATCTGCACAGCATCACCCGGAAGCAAGTTTGAAGCAAATTCGAGCAGACATAATCGAACACGTAATCACGCCCATAGTACCGGCAAATTTAATCGATCATGACACAAAAATTTTCGTGAATCCTACGGGAAGATTCGTCAAGGGCGGTCCGATGGCTGACTCAGGTTTGACAGGACGCAAAATTATCGTCGACACTTACGGCGGCTGGGTACCTCATGGCGGCGGAGCTTTTTCCGGCAAAGATCCCACTAAAGTCGACAGAAGCGGCGCATATATGACTCGTTATGCTGCAAAAAATATCGTCGCGGCCGGAATTGCTGACGAATGCCAGATTCAAGTCGCTTATGCAATCGGAGTCGCTGAACCTGTCTCGCTCAATGTAAATACTTTCGGTACAGGAAAAATCAGCGATGAAAAAATTTCTGAATTACTGCGTGAGATTTTCGACTTCAGACCCGCTGCGATTATCCGCGATTTAGATTTGAGGAAGCCTCAATATAAAGCTCTTGCATCTTACGGCCATATGGGAAGAATTGATTTACCAGTTCTGCCGGGCTGGGAGAAGACTGACAGAGCCGAAGAATTAAAGCGCGCAGCAGGAATATAATAATTACAAGCCCTCTCTTGTTATTTCGCAGGAGAGGGAAAATTTTTATTGTCTGTGCAAGATTGTCCGCTTGATAAATTTTCTGACTCGTGAGGGGATAAATTTTCTCGCGTAAACTTTCAAGTATCCGCCGTCATGATTGATTAACGCCTTGTGAAGTCCTGCGCGCATTAAATCACCGCAAAATTTTTCGTAATCAGCAGGTTTATTTCGGGTCAGATAATACATTGAATTATTGTCAAGAATAAAATCTATATCAGCGGGCATTAAAGCAAAATTTTTCGTGTCAATCATGTCAATTAAATTTTTTCCGCGCTCATTGTTCACGATAAAGACTGACACGCCGTCGGGATTGTAGCCGCTCATTTCGTGATTTATTCCCCAAAAATCGCCGATTGTTATATCTGATTTATTATTAACGCCTCTGAACCTGCAAGAATAGCAGCATTCACGAGCAAATGAAGCAAACGCCCGCCCGTAATCGGATTTATAAAACTCTTCACAGAAAATTTTGCCGTCCTCAAATTCTGCCCTGATAAAAGCAGGAGTCCAGCCTAATTTTTTATAGCGTACAGTGAAATTTTTTATGCGCGAATTAAATTTTTTAGTGAGAGATTCTATATATTGCGTGTGAACTTCCTTTAATGTTGGCCCGTAGCAGATTAAATCAACCGTGTACAAATTTGAGTCGTCGAGATTATTTGCTTTGACGAAAGATTTTAACGCCGCTACATCACAGCCGAGTCCGATAAATAATATTTTACGGCCTGACTTTATTTTTTCAGCGACTAACGGCCATAAATTTTTCTTGCTGGTCTCGACATATTTAGAACCTTTGAGTCTGTCTAAATCTTCGAGTCTTTCAACGCAGGTAAATTCAGCAAACCTGAAATCAGACGAGTAACAAGCCCCGAAAATTATCCCGTTCTGCTTAATTATTGATTCTGATAGTGCGATTGCTGCTCCTCCTGATGACGACGCTAATAATTTTTCACGTTCACGAAAATAACCGGAGTAAGCGCAAATTGCCCTTGTCCTGACTCCTGACTCCTGACTCCTGACTCCATTATTATACTTTTATTGCTCGACAATTTTTGTCAACCGCCTTTCACGCAAATAATATATCATAATTTATGTGCTACAATGAGCGAAAATTTTAAACAGGAGTAAAATTTTATATGCTTGAAATCTTTAAATCAATTCCGGCCGGAGGAACTATATTTAATTGCATTACAGTAATAATCGGAAGTCTTATCGGGTTATTTGCGGGAAAATTTATATCCGAACAAAAACGCGGGACAATTTTTAACTGTCTTGGGCTGTTCACGTGCTATGTAGGAATAAATATGACTCTGAACACAAAAAATTCCATTCCAGTGTTATTAAGTCTCGTATTAGGAGCTATAACGGGTGAAATTATCGGACTCGAAGAAAAATTAAATATTCTGGGCGATAAATTGCGTGAAAAATTTAGCAAGTCCGACTCAAACTCTAATTTTACTCAAGGATTTGTGAATGCTACATTATTATTTTGTGTGGGAGCTATGGCGATAATCGGTGCATTTAATGACGGGTTGAGACATGATCCCGAAATATTAATCACCAAAGGAGTTATGGACGGAGTCGCGTCTATGATGATGGCCGGTTCGTTCGGGATAGGAGTATTA from Synergistaceae bacterium includes:
- the rpsD gene encoding 30S ribosomal protein S4; protein product: REPRFKLCRHLGVNVCGHPKALKRTDTKKTAAAAAARTGQKVSQYGLQLMEKQKIKAYYGILERQFARYFDMAKKSEEMTGVALLKALECRLDNLVYRTGFARSIRQARQLVSHGHVLVNGEKVDIPSFGVKVNDVISLKEKTRTNPLVENNFNGLVSFNVPYLEKDKSQFSAKLIREPLREELPIEVNEILAVELYSK
- the metK gene encoding methionine adenosyltransferase; this encodes MSEKFIFSSESVTEGHPDKVADQISDGVLDAILKDDPMGRVACEVLVSTGLVVVAGEISTKTYVDIPKIARETINGIGYTRAKYGFDGETCAVLTAIDEQSSDIAQGVNNAIEVREQDLSENDIAKTGAGDQGMMFGYACNETKEFMPMPIALAHALSRQLTRVRKDGTLSYLRPDGKTQVSLRYENRKAVHADTIVVSAQHHPEASLKQIRADIIEHVITPIVPANLIDHDTKIFVNPTGRFVKGGPMADSGLTGRKIIVDTYGGWVPHGGGAFSGKDPTKVDRSGAYMTRYAAKNIVAAGIADECQIQVAYAIGVAEPVSLNVNTFGTGKISDEKISELLREIFDFRPAAIIRDLDLRKPQYKALASYGHMGRIDLPVLPGWEKTDRAEELKRAAGI
- a CDS encoding Coenzyme F420 hydrogenase/dehydrogenase, beta subunit C-terminal domain; its protein translation is MCAYSGYFREREKLLASSSGGAAIALSESIIKQNGIIFGACYSSDFRFAEFTCVERLEDLDRLKGSKYVETSKKNLWPLVAEKIKSGRKILFIGLGCDVAALKSFVKANNLDDSNLYTVDLICYGPTLKEVHTQYIESLTKKFNSRIKNFTVRYKKLGWTPAFIRAEFEDGKIFCEEFYKSDYGRAFASFARECCYSCRFRGVNNKSDITIGDFWGINHEMSGYNPDGVSVFIVNNERGKNLIDMIDTKNFALMPADIDFILDNNSMYYLTRNKPADYEKFCGDLMRAGLHKALINHDGGYLKVYARKFIPSRVRKFIKRTILHRQ
- a CDS encoding DUF554 domain-containing protein, with translation MLEIFKSIPAGGTIFNCITVIIGSLIGLFAGKFISEQKRGTIFNCLGLFTCYVGINMTLNTKNSIPVLLSLVLGAITGEIIGLEEKLNILGDKLREKFSKSDSNSNFTQGFVNATLLFCVGAMAIIGAFNDGLRHDPEILITKGVMDGVASMMMAGSFGIGVLFSVVPLFIYQGAFTLAASLIESLITPEMYANISGVGGLMIIGIGLNMLKLTKLRLCDMLPGLIYVMFFTALFA